One genomic segment of Lampris incognitus isolate fLamInc1 chromosome 2, fLamInc1.hap2, whole genome shotgun sequence includes these proteins:
- the aaas gene encoding aladin: protein MCSLALFPPPLPSGQTILYESNNELVSGPTTDSCLNQEFSPQNLYFPRESLKPHSRTESSSKAAFLVHCETLWMRSAAAWRDAGLTGLLNEIANSSTEVPKWLSLSSGFVLALLQRVSSFHSSLFPHLTLTSEDMIAEFSQVLKWSDCSVRAFAWHPHTDKFAVALLDDSIKIYNSKSATIPILKHRLQRSVAAVQWKPLCASALAVACQNFLLVWHVDPCSLSTRPASGCAQVLSHPGHSPVTSIAWSPSGSLLLSASPMDTAMMIWDVAVERCVPLQRVGGGGVTHLSWSPDGSLVLASTPSALFRVWETRMWTCERWPCLKGRCQSGCWSPDGRQLLFAVQGEAVIYALSFSDSPAPSGTLRGPKTAMVVADLSETTFKTADADIMVGGEIQALAWDPRGERLAVLLKGDPEAADRPAMIAVFKTATTPMLELLPCGFIQGEPGTEPRLMQFHPHFEHGALLTVCWSNGRITHVPFYFLSVGVLHLGLNGSSQLPLPQDRPADYANQTLYTKLTS from the exons ATGTGCTCTTTGGCACTGTTCCCCCCTCCATTGCCCTCGGGACAGACGATCCTGTACGAGTCAAACAACGAGTTGGTGTCTGGACCCACGACGGACAGCTGTCTGAATCAG GAGTTTAGTCCTCAAAACCTTTACTTTCCTCGGGAGTCACTAAAGCCTCACAGCCGAACAGAGAGTAGCAGTAAAGCAGCCTTTTTGGTCCACTGTGAGACACTGTGGATGCGGAGTGCAGCTGCCTG GCGGGATGCAGGTCTCACAGGGCTTCTAAATGAAATTGCCAATTCAAGTACAGAGG TGCCCAAATGGCTTTCTTTGAGTTCTGGCTTTGTCTTGGCATTGCTTCAGAGGGTCTCCTCTTTCCATAGCTCCTTGTTTCCACACCTCACA TTGACTAGTGAGGACATGATTGCTGAGTTTTCCCAGGTGTTAAAATG GTCTGATTGTTCAGTCCGAGCctttgcttggcatcctcatacAGACAAGTTCGCTGTAGCTTTATTGGACGATTCAATTAAGATCTACAACTCTAAGAG CGCCACAATTCCCATACTGAAGCACCGTCTACAGAGAAGTGTTGCTGCTGTGCAATGGAAACCACTTTGTGCATCTGCCCTGGCTGTTGCCTGTCAGAATTTTTTGCTGGTCTGGCATGTAGATCCCTGCTCACTGTCAACCAG GCCAGCCTCTGGCTGTGCTCAGGTATTATCTCACCCTGGCCACTCTCCAGTCACCTCTATTGCATGGTCCCCAAGTGGATCTCTGCTTCTGTCAGCCTCGCCCATGGACACAGCCATGATG ATATGGGATGTAGCAGTAGAGCGCTGTGTGCCACTTCAGcgggtgggagggggaggggtgacCCACCTGTCCTGGTCACCTGATGGCAGCCTCGTACTGGCTTCTACACCTTCTGCCTTATTCAG AGTTTGGGAGACCAGAATGTGGACGTGTGAGCGGTGGCCATGTTTGAAGGGCCGTTGTCAG TCTGGTTGTTGGAGTCCAGATGGGAGGCAACTTCTTTTCGCTGTACAGGGAGAGGCTGTCATCTATGCCCTGTCCTTCAGTGATTCACCAG CACCTTCAGGAACATTAAGAGGACCAAAGACTGCAATGGTGGTGGCCGACCTGTCGGAGACAACCTTCAAAACGGCAGACGCAGATATCAT GGTTGGTGGAGAGATCCAAGCTCTGGCCTGGGACCCAAGAGGAGAAAGGCTTGCAGTGCTTCTCAAAG GTGACCCCGAAGCAGCAGACCGCCCTGCTATGATAGCAGTGTTCAAGACTGCAACCACTCCCATGTTAGAGCTCCTGCCATG TGGTTTTATTCAGGGGGAGCCCGGGACAGAGCCAAGACTAATGCAGTTTCACCCTCATTTTGAACATGGAGCCCTGCTCACTGTG TGTTGGTCCAATGGAAGAATTACCCACGTGCCTTTCTACTTCCTGAGTGTGGGGGTCCTCCATCTTGGCCTGAATGGCAGCTCCCAACTGCCTCTCCCCCAGGACAGGCCTGCTGACTATGCCAATCAGACCCTTTATACAAAGCTCACCTCTTAA